A window of Vigna unguiculata cultivar IT97K-499-35 chromosome 4, ASM411807v1, whole genome shotgun sequence contains these coding sequences:
- the LOC114180373 gene encoding ATPase 11, plasma membrane-type-like isoform X1, with amino-acid sequence MADKEEAMHAVLKEAVDLENVPLEEVFQTLRCDSNGLTTKSAEERLAIFGHNKLEEKQESKVLKFLGFMWNPLSWVMEAAAIMAIALANGGGKPPDWQDFVGIITLLIINSTISFIEENNAGNAAAALMARLAPKAKVLRDGKWIEEDASVLVPGDIVSVKLGDIIPADARLLEGDPLKIDQSALTGESLPVTKGPGDSVYSGSTCKQGEINAVVIATGVHTFFGKAAHLVDSTNQVGHFQKVLTAIGNFCICSIAVGMIIEIIVMYPIQHRQYRPGIDNLLVLLIGGIPIAMPTVLSVTMAIGSHRLAQQGAITKRMTAIEEMAGMDVLCSDKTGTLTLNKLSVDKNLIEIFAKGVDVDTVVLMAARAARLENQDAIDAAVVGMLGDPKEARAGIQEVHFLPFNPTDKRTAMTYVDSEGKMHRVSKGAPEQILNLSHNKSEIERRVHSVIDKFAERGLRSLAVAYQEVPDGVKESQGGPWQFIGLLPLFDPPRHDSAETIRRALNLGVNVKMITGDQLAIGKETGRRLGMGTNMYPSSALLGQNKDESIATLPVDDLIEKADGFAGVFPGIITPLFSDGLLLYDIIFFYFFDLTSSSNTEHKYEIVKRLQARKHICGMTGDGVNDAPALKKADIGIAVADATDAARSASDIVLTEPGLSVIISAVLTSRAIFQRMKNYTIYAVSITIRIVLGFMLLALIWQFDFPPFMVLIIAILNDGTIMTISKDRVKPSPYPDSWKLAEIFTTGIILGGYLAMMTVIFFWAAYKTDFFPQTFGVASLQKKDRDDYRKLASAIYLQVSTISQALIFVTRARSWSYVERPGLLLVAAFVVAQLIATLIAVYANWSFAAIEGIGWGWAGVVWLYNLVFYMPLDFIKFIIRYALSGRAWDLVIEQRIAFTRKKNFGREERELKWAHAQRTLHGLHPPETKMFGERTTYTELNHMAEEAKRRAEIARLRELHTLKGHVESVVRLKGLDIDTIQQSYTV; translated from the exons ATGGCTGACAAGGAAGAAGCCATGCATGCTGTTTTGAAGGAAGCTGTGGATTTG GAAAACGTCCCACTTGAAGAGGTTTTTCAGACTCTGAGGTGTGATTCAAATGGACTCACAACAAAATCTGCTGAGGAGAGGTTGGCCATTTTTGGCCACAACAAACTTGAGGAGAAACAG GAGAGCAAGGTTTTGAAGTTTTTGGGATTTATGTGGAATCCTCTTTCATGGGTCATGGAAGCTGCAGCAATCATGGCCATTGCTTTGGCCAATGGAGGA GGCAAACCTCCTGATTGGCAAGACTTCGTTGGGATTATCACACTCCTTATTATCAATTCAACAATAAGTTTCATCGAGGAGAACAATGCTGGTAATGCTGCAGCAGCTTTGATGGCTCGTCTGGCACCTAAAGCAAAG GTCCTTCGGGATGGGAAATGGATTGAGGAGGATGCTAGTGTTCTTGTTCCAGGGGATATAGTTAGTGTTAAGCTAGGTGATATTATCCCTGCGGATGCTCGTTTACTTGAAGGTGATCCGTTGAAGATTGATCAG TCTGCACTTACTGGTGAATCTCTTCCTGTCACAAAAGGCCCTGGTGATAGTGTTTATTCAGGTTCCACATGCAAGCAGGGAGAGATAAATGCAGTTGTTATAGCCACGGGAGTTCATACCTTCTTTGGCAAAGCTGCTCACCTTGTGGACTCCACAAATCAAGTTGGTCATTTTCAGAAG GTTCTGACTGCTATTGGGAACTTCTGCATATGTTCCATTGCTGTGGGAATGATAATAGAGATCATTGTCATGTACCCAATTCAACACCGACAATATCGACCTGGGATTGACAATCTGCTTGTGCTTCTCATCGGAGGAATTCCTATAGCCATGCCTACTGTTTTGTCAGTGACAATGGCTATTGGATCCCATCGCTTAGCTCAACAG GGTGCTATTACTAAAAGAATGACAGCCATAGAAGAGATGGCAGGAATGGATGTATTATGTAGTGACAAAACTGGAACTTTGACTTTGAATAAACTGTCAGTTGACAAGAATCTTATTGAG ATTTTTGCTAAAGGAGTTGATGTAGATACAGTAGTTCTCATGGCTGCTCGGGCTGCAAGATTGGAAAACCAAGATGCTATAGATGCTGCTGTTGTAGGGATGTTAGGTGATCCAAAAGAG GCAAGGGCTGGTATTCAAGAGGTTCACTTCCTTCCCTTCAATCCAACTGACAAAAGGACTGCCATGACTTATGTAGACAGTGAAGGTAAAATGCATCGCGTCAGCAAAGGCGCACCAGAGCAG ATTTTGAATCTTTCACACAATAAGTCAGAGATAGAACGCAGAGTTCATTCTGTCATTGATAAGTTTGCAGAGCGTGGCTTACGGTCTCTTGCAGTGGCTTACCAG GAAGTTCCTGATGGGGTAAAAGAAAGCCAAGGAGGGCCTTGGCAATTTATTGGACTCTTGCCTCTGTTTGACCCCCCTAGACATGATAGTGCCGAGACAATAAGAAGGGCATTAAACCTTGGAGTAAATGTTAAAATGATAACAG GTGATCAACTAGCAATAGGAAAAGAAACAGGTCGCCGTCTGGGAATGGGAACCAACATGTACCCTTCATCGGCTTTATTGGGCCAAAACAAGGATGAATCAATTGCTACCTTGCCAGTTGATGATTTGATTGAAAAAGCAGATGGATTTGCTGGTGTTTTTCCTGGTATAATAACACCATTGTTTTCTGATGGTTTACTTTTATAtgatatcattttcttttatttctttgacTTAACGAGTTCATCTAATACAGAACACAAATATGAGATTGTGAAACGTTTACAAGCTAGAAAACACATATGTGGGATGACTGGTGATGGGGTTAATGATGCTCCTGCTCTTAAAAAGGCAGACATTGGCATAGCTGTTGCTGATGCTACTGATGCAGCTCGCAGTGCTTCTGACATTGTTCTAACTGAACCTGGTCTCAGTGTTATCATCAGTGCGGTATTGACTAGTCGAGCCATATTCCAAAGGATGAAGAATTACACG ATCTACGCAGTTTCCATCACAATTCGTATTGTG CTTGGTTTCATGTTACTGGCCCTCATAtggcaatttgattttccacCATTCATGGTGCTGATTATTGCTATTCTTAATGATG GTACCATTATGACAATATCAAAGGACAGGGTAAAACCATCTCCATATCCAGATAGCTGGAAGTTGGCAGAGATCTTTACCACTGGAATAATTCTTGGTGGTTATTTGGCTATGATGACAGTTATTTTCTTTTGGGCAGCATATAAAACAGATTTTTTCCCT CAAACTTTTGGAGTTGCAAGCCTTCAGAAAAAGGACAGGGATGACTATAGAAAGCTTGCCTCTGCAATATACCTGCAAGTTAGCACAATTAGTCAGGCTCTCATATTCGTTACACGAGCAAGAAGTTGGTCTTACGTTGAACGTCCTGGTTTGTTACTAGTAGCAGCTTTTGTTGTCGCCCAGCTA ATAGCTACATTGATCGCAGTTTATGCAAATTGGAGTTTTGCTGCGATTGAAGGGATTGGATGGGGTTGGGCCGGTGTTGTTTGGCTTTACAACCTTGTCTTTTACATGCCACTTGACTTTATCAAGTTCATAATTCGGTATGCCTTGAGTGGAAGGGCTTGGGATCTTGTTATTGAACAAAGG ATTGCTTTTACaaggaaaaagaattttggaagagaGGAACGTGAACTTAAATGGGCACATGCACAGAGAACACTCCATGGCCTTCATCCACCAGAGACTAAGATGTTTGGTGAACGAACAACTTACACAGAACTCAATCATATGGCTGAAGAAGCTAAAAGACGAGCAGAGATTGCCAG ACTGAGAGAACTGCATACATTGAAGGGCCATGTTGAGTCTGTGGTTAGACTGAAAGGCCTCGACATTGATACAATACAGCAATCATACACTGTCTAG
- the LOC114180373 gene encoding ATPase 11, plasma membrane-type-like isoform X2 — protein MADKEEAMHAVLKEAVDLENVPLEEVFQTLRCDSNGLTTKSAEERLAIFGHNKLEEKQESKVLKFLGFMWNPLSWVMEAAAIMAIALANGGGKPPDWQDFVGIITLLIINSTISFIEENNAGNAAAALMARLAPKAKVLRDGKWIEEDASVLVPGDIVSVKLGDIIPADARLLEGDPLKIDQSALTGESLPVTKGPGDSVYSGSTCKQGEINAVVIATGVHTFFGKAAHLVDSTNQVGHFQKVLTAIGNFCICSIAVGMIIEIIVMYPIQHRQYRPGIDNLLVLLIGGIPIAMPTVLSVTMAIGSHRLAQQGAITKRMTAIEEMAGMDVLCSDKTGTLTLNKLSVDKNLIEIFAKGVDVDTVVLMAARAARLENQDAIDAAVVGMLGDPKEARAGIQEVHFLPFNPTDKRTAMTYVDSEGKMHRVSKGAPEQILNLSHNKSEIERRVHSVIDKFAERGLRSLAVAYQEVPDGVKESQGGPWQFIGLLPLFDPPRHDSAETIRRALNLGVNVKMITGDQLAIGKETGRRLGMGTNMYPSSALLGQNKDESIATLPVDDLIEKADGFAGVFPEHKYEIVKRLQARKHICGMTGDGVNDAPALKKADIGIAVADATDAARSASDIVLTEPGLSVIISAVLTSRAIFQRMKNYTIYAVSITIRIVLGFMLLALIWQFDFPPFMVLIIAILNDGTIMTISKDRVKPSPYPDSWKLAEIFTTGIILGGYLAMMTVIFFWAAYKTDFFPQTFGVASLQKKDRDDYRKLASAIYLQVSTISQALIFVTRARSWSYVERPGLLLVAAFVVAQLIATLIAVYANWSFAAIEGIGWGWAGVVWLYNLVFYMPLDFIKFIIRYALSGRAWDLVIEQRIAFTRKKNFGREERELKWAHAQRTLHGLHPPETKMFGERTTYTELNHMAEEAKRRAEIARLRELHTLKGHVESVVRLKGLDIDTIQQSYTV, from the exons ATGGCTGACAAGGAAGAAGCCATGCATGCTGTTTTGAAGGAAGCTGTGGATTTG GAAAACGTCCCACTTGAAGAGGTTTTTCAGACTCTGAGGTGTGATTCAAATGGACTCACAACAAAATCTGCTGAGGAGAGGTTGGCCATTTTTGGCCACAACAAACTTGAGGAGAAACAG GAGAGCAAGGTTTTGAAGTTTTTGGGATTTATGTGGAATCCTCTTTCATGGGTCATGGAAGCTGCAGCAATCATGGCCATTGCTTTGGCCAATGGAGGA GGCAAACCTCCTGATTGGCAAGACTTCGTTGGGATTATCACACTCCTTATTATCAATTCAACAATAAGTTTCATCGAGGAGAACAATGCTGGTAATGCTGCAGCAGCTTTGATGGCTCGTCTGGCACCTAAAGCAAAG GTCCTTCGGGATGGGAAATGGATTGAGGAGGATGCTAGTGTTCTTGTTCCAGGGGATATAGTTAGTGTTAAGCTAGGTGATATTATCCCTGCGGATGCTCGTTTACTTGAAGGTGATCCGTTGAAGATTGATCAG TCTGCACTTACTGGTGAATCTCTTCCTGTCACAAAAGGCCCTGGTGATAGTGTTTATTCAGGTTCCACATGCAAGCAGGGAGAGATAAATGCAGTTGTTATAGCCACGGGAGTTCATACCTTCTTTGGCAAAGCTGCTCACCTTGTGGACTCCACAAATCAAGTTGGTCATTTTCAGAAG GTTCTGACTGCTATTGGGAACTTCTGCATATGTTCCATTGCTGTGGGAATGATAATAGAGATCATTGTCATGTACCCAATTCAACACCGACAATATCGACCTGGGATTGACAATCTGCTTGTGCTTCTCATCGGAGGAATTCCTATAGCCATGCCTACTGTTTTGTCAGTGACAATGGCTATTGGATCCCATCGCTTAGCTCAACAG GGTGCTATTACTAAAAGAATGACAGCCATAGAAGAGATGGCAGGAATGGATGTATTATGTAGTGACAAAACTGGAACTTTGACTTTGAATAAACTGTCAGTTGACAAGAATCTTATTGAG ATTTTTGCTAAAGGAGTTGATGTAGATACAGTAGTTCTCATGGCTGCTCGGGCTGCAAGATTGGAAAACCAAGATGCTATAGATGCTGCTGTTGTAGGGATGTTAGGTGATCCAAAAGAG GCAAGGGCTGGTATTCAAGAGGTTCACTTCCTTCCCTTCAATCCAACTGACAAAAGGACTGCCATGACTTATGTAGACAGTGAAGGTAAAATGCATCGCGTCAGCAAAGGCGCACCAGAGCAG ATTTTGAATCTTTCACACAATAAGTCAGAGATAGAACGCAGAGTTCATTCTGTCATTGATAAGTTTGCAGAGCGTGGCTTACGGTCTCTTGCAGTGGCTTACCAG GAAGTTCCTGATGGGGTAAAAGAAAGCCAAGGAGGGCCTTGGCAATTTATTGGACTCTTGCCTCTGTTTGACCCCCCTAGACATGATAGTGCCGAGACAATAAGAAGGGCATTAAACCTTGGAGTAAATGTTAAAATGATAACAG GTGATCAACTAGCAATAGGAAAAGAAACAGGTCGCCGTCTGGGAATGGGAACCAACATGTACCCTTCATCGGCTTTATTGGGCCAAAACAAGGATGAATCAATTGCTACCTTGCCAGTTGATGATTTGATTGAAAAAGCAGATGGATTTGCTGGTGTTTTTCCTG AACACAAATATGAGATTGTGAAACGTTTACAAGCTAGAAAACACATATGTGGGATGACTGGTGATGGGGTTAATGATGCTCCTGCTCTTAAAAAGGCAGACATTGGCATAGCTGTTGCTGATGCTACTGATGCAGCTCGCAGTGCTTCTGACATTGTTCTAACTGAACCTGGTCTCAGTGTTATCATCAGTGCGGTATTGACTAGTCGAGCCATATTCCAAAGGATGAAGAATTACACG ATCTACGCAGTTTCCATCACAATTCGTATTGTG CTTGGTTTCATGTTACTGGCCCTCATAtggcaatttgattttccacCATTCATGGTGCTGATTATTGCTATTCTTAATGATG GTACCATTATGACAATATCAAAGGACAGGGTAAAACCATCTCCATATCCAGATAGCTGGAAGTTGGCAGAGATCTTTACCACTGGAATAATTCTTGGTGGTTATTTGGCTATGATGACAGTTATTTTCTTTTGGGCAGCATATAAAACAGATTTTTTCCCT CAAACTTTTGGAGTTGCAAGCCTTCAGAAAAAGGACAGGGATGACTATAGAAAGCTTGCCTCTGCAATATACCTGCAAGTTAGCACAATTAGTCAGGCTCTCATATTCGTTACACGAGCAAGAAGTTGGTCTTACGTTGAACGTCCTGGTTTGTTACTAGTAGCAGCTTTTGTTGTCGCCCAGCTA ATAGCTACATTGATCGCAGTTTATGCAAATTGGAGTTTTGCTGCGATTGAAGGGATTGGATGGGGTTGGGCCGGTGTTGTTTGGCTTTACAACCTTGTCTTTTACATGCCACTTGACTTTATCAAGTTCATAATTCGGTATGCCTTGAGTGGAAGGGCTTGGGATCTTGTTATTGAACAAAGG ATTGCTTTTACaaggaaaaagaattttggaagagaGGAACGTGAACTTAAATGGGCACATGCACAGAGAACACTCCATGGCCTTCATCCACCAGAGACTAAGATGTTTGGTGAACGAACAACTTACACAGAACTCAATCATATGGCTGAAGAAGCTAAAAGACGAGCAGAGATTGCCAG ACTGAGAGAACTGCATACATTGAAGGGCCATGTTGAGTCTGTGGTTAGACTGAAAGGCCTCGACATTGATACAATACAGCAATCATACACTGTCTAG
- the LOC114180375 gene encoding uncharacterized protein LOC114180375 has translation MTSPPPLLPVTSSGDANAPLIRVNPLYILGFLATTISTSFITYLSYTHNDNPMLLFTSFIYVLYFSVDFFPLPPAPSARAAHVRLFLWAVLSAAMFAFACSFSIVLTLPESMCFFGVVLGGSALLLSAWSGDSKFVAKKEQYSDMVQSFGPIMLMFFGLGRRYVTTQLILHAAIMNTRKLVGPTTTLSITAQISSSSFRFSS, from the coding sequence ATGACTTCACCACCACCGCTCCTCCCCGTCACCTCCTCCGGTGACGCCAACGCGCCACTCATCCGCGTGAACCCGCTCTACATTCTAGGTTTCCTCGCCACCACAATCAGCACCTCCTTCATAACCTACCTCTCCTACACGCACAACGACAACCCCATGCTCCTCTTCACCTCCTTCATCTACGTCCTTTACTTCTCCGTCGACTTCTTCCCTCTCCCACCCGCTCCATCGGCACGTGCCGCCCACGTCAGACTCTTCCTCTGGGCGGTGCTCAGCGCCGCCATGTTCGCATTCGCCTGTTCGTTCTCGATCGTTTTAACGCTCCCCGAGAGCATGTGCTTCTTCGGGGTGGTGCTCGGTGGCAGCGCGTTGCTGTTGAGCGCGTGGAGCGGCGACAgtaaatttgttgcgaaaaagGAACAGTACTCCGACATGGTGCAGTCTTTTGGTCCCATAATGTTGATGTTTTTCGGTTTGGGAAGACGCTATGTGACCACTCAACTTATTCTCCACGCCGCCATCATGAACACCAGGAAGCTCGTTGGACCAACAACAACTCTGTCTATCACTGCTCAGATTTCAAGTTCTTCCTTTCGTTTCTCTTCTTAA
- the LOC114181539 gene encoding uncharacterized protein LOC114181539, with the protein MSASSSLHLLPLTTSSFDESLQKLKRLLPFFGFINMTISSVVTIYSAHRNNDTPTIVFVAFVYFGSFFLDYCFRLYHTLPPSSPSSHNIKIVIWVLISSIMLGFAFEFSTFMGFLESVFFFALVIGGNSYLFCVYFIWESEKNGGSACNSDDCCERKPLTEAKVVDEV; encoded by the coding sequence ATGAGTGCTTCATCATCACTTCACCTTCTTCCTCTCACAACTTCTTCATTCGATGAATCACTCCAAAAGCTTAAACGCTTGTTACCCTTCTTCGGATTCATCAACATGACGATCAGCAGCGTGGTAACAATCTACAGCGCGCACAGAAACAACGACACTCCCACCATCGTATTCGTGGCTTTCGTCTACTTCGGATCCTTCTTCTTGGACTATTGCTTCCGCTTGTACCACACTCTTCCCCCATCTTCACCATCTTCTCACAACATTAAAATCGTGATCTGGGTTTTGATCAGTTCCATCATGTTGGGGTTTGCGTTCGAGTTTTCAACTTTCATGGGCTTTCTTGAGTCTGTGTTCTTCTTCGCCCTTGTGATCGGTGGCAACTCGTATCTGTTCTGTGTCTACTTCATTTGGGAGAGTGAGAAGAATGGTGGTAGTGCTTGCAACAGTGATGATTGTTGTGAGCGTAAACCATTGACAGAGGCTAAGGTTGTCGATGAAGTGTGA
- the LOC114181945 gene encoding probable serine/threonine-protein kinase PIX7 → MGFGSNAVQAGSLDVDKSKARKNKESGVKERKWGFRFSIFGSCIPSRSKVDSTTVSGTSAPNNGENVKSVVTESEENKSASDRITKETVAAPGSSTTTSDAESNPSTPIFSEELKVASCLRKFTFNGLKVATRNFRPESLLGEGGFGCVFKGWIEENGTAPVKPGTGLTVAVKTLNHNGHQGHKEWLAELNYLGDLVHPNLVKLVGFCIEDDQRLLVYEFMPRGSLENHLFRRPLPLPWSIRMKIALGAAKGLAFLHEEAQRPIIYRDFKTSNILLDAEYNAKLSDFGLAKDGPEGEKTHVSTRVMGTYGYAAPEYVMTGHLTSKSDVYSFGVVLLEMLTGRRSIDKKRPNGEHNLVEWARPVLGDRRMFYRIIDPRLEGHFSVKGVQKAVQLAAQCLSRDPKSRPLMSEVVQALKPLPNLKDMAISSYHFQIARVDRTMSMPNHKNGIRTQIVSVPRKGQPPVRTLSTSNVPHGSPYIRYTKSPKPTG, encoded by the exons ATGGGGTTTGGGAGCAATGCAGTTCAAGCAGGGAGTTTGGATGTGGACAAGTCAAAGGCCAGGAAGAACAAGGAAAGTGGTGTGAAGGAGAGAAAATGGGGGTTTAGATTTAGCATCTTCGGGAGTTGCATACCTTCAAGATCAAAAGTTGATAGCACCACAGTTAGTGGCACTAGTGCCCCTAATAATG GTGAAAATGTGAAGTCAGTGGTAACTGAATCAGAGGAAAACAAATCTGCATCTGATAGAATCACAAAGGAAACAGTTGCTGCTCCAGGGTCCTCTACCACAACCAGTGATGCAGAAAGCAACCCTTCCACTCCAATATTCAGTGAGGAGTTGAAGGTTGCTTCTTGTTTGAGAAAATTCACATTCAACGGACTTAAGGTGGCAACAAGGAATTTCAGACCAGAGAGTCTTCTCGGTGAAGGAGGGTTTGGTTGTGTCTTCAAGGGTTGGATTGAAGAGAATGGAACTGCACCTGTGAAACCAGGCACCGGGCTTACGGTTGCGGTCAAGACCCTCAACCACAATGGCCATCAGGGTCACAAAGAGTGGCTT GCTGAGTTAAATTATCTTGGTGATCTTGTCCATCCAAATCTTGTTAAACTGGTTGGTTTCTGCATTGAAGATGACCAAAGATTACTGGTTTATGAGTTTATGCCCAGAGGCAGTTTGGAAAACCACCTCTTTAGAA GACCCCTGCCTCTTCCTTGGTCTATCAGAATGAAAATTGCACTTGGTGCTGCAAAGGGTCTTGCTTTTCTCCACGAAGAGGCTCAAAGACCCATAATATATCGTGATTTCAAAACATCTAATATACTATTAGATGCG GAATACAATGCCAAACTCTCTGATTTTGGACTTGCCAAAGATGGTCCTGAAGGGGAAAAGACACATGTGTCAACAAGAGTTATGGGAACGTATGGTTATGCGGCCCCCGAGTATGTGATGACTG GACATTTGACATCAAAGAGTGATGTCTACAGCTTTGGAGTAGTGCTACTTGAAATGCTCACCGGCCGGCGATCCATTGACAAGAAGAGACCAAATGGGGAACACAATCTGGTGGAGTGGGCAAGACCGGTTCTCGGAGACCGGAGGATGTTCTACCGGATAATCGACCCCCGCCTCGAAGGCCACTTCTCGGTTAAAGGGGTACAAAAGGCTGTGCAGCTTGCTGCTCAATGCCTTAGCCGTGATCCAAAATCCAGACCCTTGATGAGTGAAGTTGTTCAAGCTTTGAAGCCTTTACCAAACCTCAAGGACATGGCTATCTCATCTTATCACTTCCAGATTGCGCGAGTAGACCGAACCATGTCCATGCCGAATCATAAAAATGGCATCAGAACACAGATAGTATCTGTGCCAAGGAAGGGTCAACCACCTGTGAGGACGTTGTCTACTTCAAATGTTCCACATGGTTCTCCCTACATTCGATATACCAAGTCTCCAAAACCTACTGGGTAA